In Drosophila simulans strain w501 chromosome X, Prin_Dsim_3.1, whole genome shotgun sequence, one DNA window encodes the following:
- the LOC6725961 gene encoding uncharacterized protein DDB_G0283357 isoform X3: MHALYCTLCSPYYETRANYNGLLKAQKTRVNELEAKVSAAKLTYNEALKNLEQISEDIHRQRQQRNNLLNYEAMLRQVDAVDTLTAGLERSSCGTAADRQDLEAKAAAEEQEHAEEEEEEYLRMPERLGHHECPHLLTDFEAVLTFPQKLAGGMHKSASTGAAADGEAGLGPLGLHAPYEVKSGSGSLASGSASVSTSAGGAPADNDIEQWTEIRLSHSDSTSSSYSNQSLLEQQGLDSTGGMSGGLGLGLARNHLDPDAQSQHSTSSSDEPKRKVTCTTIFQDDSSASSGGGQQMSRKQSLSQWLSRSNSFKGSGRRQSLDLLIDAGDKVKDVFSYGFQKVGRSLERRNSESEMSGDCAAEGDALLGGTTDSLALSGGGASGGTGGGSGAAGGGGSGSGSGGGAGDFFLFSRSSEPKELLSDEQVENLLLNHLVDENGAIIVEELKSPTTTTSMYHTHQHQQQQQQQNQQQKQQQKQHHQALNVVGALLF; encoded by the exons ATGCACGCTTTGTATTGTACCCTCTGTTC GCCGTACTACGAGACCCGGGCGAACTACAATGGACTGCTGAAGGCCCAAAAGACGCGCGTCAACGAGCTGGAGGCGAAGGTCAGTGCGGCGAAGCTAACGTACAACGAGGCGCTGAAGAATCTGGAGCAGATTTCGGAGGACATTCACCGTCAGCGCCAGCAGCGGAATAACCTGCTCAACTACGAGGCCATGCTGCGTCAGGTGGACGCCGTGGACACGTTGACGGCGGGTCTGGAGAGGAGTTCATGCGGAACTGCTGCCGATCGACAGGATCTCGAGGCGAAGGCAGCcgccgaggagcaggagcacgcggaggaggaggaggaggagtacctGCGCATGCCCGAGCGTCTGGGCCACCACGAGTGCCCCCACCTGCTGACCGATTTCGAGGCGGTGCTCACCTTCCCGCAGAAACTGGCCGGCGGCATGCACAAGTCGGCCAGCACAGGTGCTGCGGCGGATGGGGAAGCCGGATTGGGACCGCTGGGCCTGCACGCTCCCTACGAGGTGAAGTCGGGCAGCGGATCTCTGGCCTCGGGATCCGCTTCCGTCTCGACTTCGGCTGGCGGTGCTCCGGCGGACAACGACATTGAGCAGTGGACGGAGATCCGGCTATCGCATTCGGATAGCACCAGTTCCAGCTACTCCAATCAGTCGCTGCTCGAGCAGCAGGGCCTGGATTCCACGGGCGGCATGTCCGGCGGCCTGGGCCTCGGCCTGGCCAGGAATCATCTCGATCCGGATGCCCAGTCCCAGCACTCGACCTCGTCGTCCGATGAGCCCAAGCGCAAGGTCACCTGCACGACGATATTCCAGGACGATAGCAGTGCATCCAGCGGCGGTGGCCAGCAGATGAGCCGCAAGCAGAGCCTCAGCCAGTGGCTGTCCCGCTCGAACAGCTTCAAGGGCAGCGGTCGGCGCCAGAGCCTGGATCTGCTAATCGATGCCGGCGACAAGGTGAAGGATGTGTTTAGCTACGGCTTCCAGAAGGTGGGACGCAGCCTGGAGCGCCGCAACAGCGAATCGGAGATGTCCGGCGATTGTGCAGCCGAAGGAGATGCACTGCTCGGCGGCACAACGGACTCACTGGCGCTGAGCGGTGGCGGAGCAAGCGGCGGAACCGGCGGTGGATCCGGTGCAGCAGGTGGAGGTGGATCCGGTTCAGGATCTGGCGGCGGTGCCGGTGATTTTTTCCTCTTCAGCAG ATCTTCAGAGCCAAAAGAGTTACTGTCCGATGAGCAGGTTGAGAATTTACTATTAAATCACTTGGTGGATGAGAATGGTGCCATTATAGTGGAGGAACTCAAAtcgccaacaacaaccacaagcATGTACCACACACaccaacatcaacagcaacaacaacagcagaatcagcagcagaagcaacaacaaaagcaacaccATCAGGCACTAAACGTGGTTGGAGCCTTGCTGTTTTGA
- the LOC6725961 gene encoding SH3 domain-binding protein 5 isoform X1, translating to MSTESNTPVDPRVQVELEKLNSATDNINRYEVELDEAKCEFKRLLAESVVRIKGAAHKLGNSIDAAKPYYESRIYAAQLAKETQLAAASHEKAKSIHAAAKEMVYLAEQGLGEKSTLDTACQEMLSHAASKVNQSQLEVTDTRNALKMCQLKLEVANNRVGKLQGQLKQALRASRLQLKRNLLLLRYFSIMHALYCTLCSPYYETRANYNGLLKAQKTRVNELEAKVSAAKLTYNEALKNLEQISEDIHRQRQQRNNLLNYEAMLRQVDAVDTLTAGLERSSCGTAADRQDLEAKAAAEEQEHAEEEEEEYLRMPERLGHHECPHLLTDFEAVLTFPQKLAGGMHKSASTGAAADGEAGLGPLGLHAPYEVKSGSGSLASGSASVSTSAGGAPADNDIEQWTEIRLSHSDSTSSSYSNQSLLEQQGLDSTGGMSGGLGLGLARNHLDPDAQSQHSTSSSDEPKRKVTCTTIFQDDSSASSGGGQQMSRKQSLSQWLSRSNSFKGSGRRQSLDLLIDAGDKVKDVFSYGFQKVGRSLERRNSESEMSGDCAAEGDALLGGTTDSLALSGGGASGGTGGGSGAAGGGGSGSGSGGGAGDFFLFSRSSEPKELLSDEQVENLLLNHLVDENGAIIVEELKSPTTTTSMYHTHQHQQQQQQQNQQQKQQQKQHHQALNVVGALLF from the exons ATGTCAACGGAGAGCAACACGCCCGTGGATCCGAGGGTCCAG gtggagctggagaagcTGAACTCCGCCACGGACAACATCAACCGATACGAAGTGGAGCTCGAT gaGGCCAAGTGCGAGTTCAAGCGTTTGCTGGCCGAAAGTGTGGTGAGGATCAAGGGGGCCGCCCACAAGCTGGGCAACTCCATTGATGCCGCCAAGCCGTACTACGAATCTCGCATCTACGCCGCCCAGCTGGCCAAGGAAACCCAATTGGCCGCCGCCAGCCACGAGAAGGCCAAGTCCATTCATGCCGCCGCCAAGGAGATGGTCTACCTGGCCGAGCAGGGGCTGGGCGAGAAGTCGACGCTGGACACCGCCTGCCAGGAGATGCTCAGCCACGCCGCCAGCAAGGTCAATCAGTCCCAGCTGGAGGTCACCGACACCCGAAACGCGCTCAAGATGTGCCAGCTGAAGCTCGAGGTGGCCAACAACCGGGTCGGCAAGCTCCAGGGTCAGCTGAAGCAAGCGCTCCGGGCATCCAG ATTGCAGCTCAAGCGCAATTTACTTTTGTTGAGATATTTTAGCATTATGCACGCTTTGTATTGTACCCTCTGTTC GCCGTACTACGAGACCCGGGCGAACTACAATGGACTGCTGAAGGCCCAAAAGACGCGCGTCAACGAGCTGGAGGCGAAGGTCAGTGCGGCGAAGCTAACGTACAACGAGGCGCTGAAGAATCTGGAGCAGATTTCGGAGGACATTCACCGTCAGCGCCAGCAGCGGAATAACCTGCTCAACTACGAGGCCATGCTGCGTCAGGTGGACGCCGTGGACACGTTGACGGCGGGTCTGGAGAGGAGTTCATGCGGAACTGCTGCCGATCGACAGGATCTCGAGGCGAAGGCAGCcgccgaggagcaggagcacgcggaggaggaggaggaggagtacctGCGCATGCCCGAGCGTCTGGGCCACCACGAGTGCCCCCACCTGCTGACCGATTTCGAGGCGGTGCTCACCTTCCCGCAGAAACTGGCCGGCGGCATGCACAAGTCGGCCAGCACAGGTGCTGCGGCGGATGGGGAAGCCGGATTGGGACCGCTGGGCCTGCACGCTCCCTACGAGGTGAAGTCGGGCAGCGGATCTCTGGCCTCGGGATCCGCTTCCGTCTCGACTTCGGCTGGCGGTGCTCCGGCGGACAACGACATTGAGCAGTGGACGGAGATCCGGCTATCGCATTCGGATAGCACCAGTTCCAGCTACTCCAATCAGTCGCTGCTCGAGCAGCAGGGCCTGGATTCCACGGGCGGCATGTCCGGCGGCCTGGGCCTCGGCCTGGCCAGGAATCATCTCGATCCGGATGCCCAGTCCCAGCACTCGACCTCGTCGTCCGATGAGCCCAAGCGCAAGGTCACCTGCACGACGATATTCCAGGACGATAGCAGTGCATCCAGCGGCGGTGGCCAGCAGATGAGCCGCAAGCAGAGCCTCAGCCAGTGGCTGTCCCGCTCGAACAGCTTCAAGGGCAGCGGTCGGCGCCAGAGCCTGGATCTGCTAATCGATGCCGGCGACAAGGTGAAGGATGTGTTTAGCTACGGCTTCCAGAAGGTGGGACGCAGCCTGGAGCGCCGCAACAGCGAATCGGAGATGTCCGGCGATTGTGCAGCCGAAGGAGATGCACTGCTCGGCGGCACAACGGACTCACTGGCGCTGAGCGGTGGCGGAGCAAGCGGCGGAACCGGCGGTGGATCCGGTGCAGCAGGTGGAGGTGGATCCGGTTCAGGATCTGGCGGCGGTGCCGGTGATTTTTTCCTCTTCAGCAG ATCTTCAGAGCCAAAAGAGTTACTGTCCGATGAGCAGGTTGAGAATTTACTATTAAATCACTTGGTGGATGAGAATGGTGCCATTATAGTGGAGGAACTCAAAtcgccaacaacaaccacaagcATGTACCACACACaccaacatcaacagcaacaacaacagcagaatcagcagcagaagcaacaacaaaagcaacaccATCAGGCACTAAACGTGGTTGGAGCCTTGCTGTTTTGA
- the LOC6725962 gene encoding myotubularin-related protein 10-B produces the protein MATGGGGSGHGGAGSAGNADHHKRNTFTSYVAPLPGDMRATADTNEWCLPSVLRDVHLAKPRLLQGEQIVASAPAYMYSPIDPMDSSGGSGSTLSATSSASGTPADRHHKEATFGLLSVTNFKLAFVPLHEKRNQAITAPLIDLYQENIYLGRNEITLNNIDHIYTISELGRAASALQAARGMASHAGMSRRKKLEPFKQQNISGRIAALHIVCKNFRLLKFAFQQQDSKMFGASDQGKLIASALVRFAYPMRHDLSFAYAHREPYYSTLGASGTSMYATKNDWARELIRCGATEWQVVSCASVQLLQNPLQAGKYTVPPHFVIPKSCSVDRFLDLSRAFCDSRAAFWVYSYGSSAALVRLAELQPAAQQDTKSENVMLELVRKCDAGRQLKLLQLTDRLPSIQDVLRAYQKLRRLCTPETPEKFMLQDDKYLGLLEKTNWLFYVSLCLRYASEAAATLRSGVTCVLQESNGRDLCCVISSLAQLLLDPHFRSIDGFQSLVQKEWVALEHPFQRRLGHVYPAQPAGGNAELFDSEQSPVFLLFLDCVWQLLQQFPDEFEFTQTYLTTLWDACFVPIFDTFQFDTQAQRLKAVTDSQLVLRPVWDWGEQFSDKDKMFFSNPLYQRQRGDLGAQAAAVAHRRSLAVGHKGAHGGGSGVTPSRNTINPQLFATASSVPQDRYLQPAHRIFDLQVWDQCYYRWLPILDIRGGGQPQVDLFHRLLLSNIAKVQRCLDYQNFDDLPDAFYEFAGESRPNQLKDEKPDKEDEAEFVDGVERRRKPTVKAATPTSGLTSVPGKLQLSTLSSFFPFGNPIAGDAPLQLYDILSSSSELLMETSSFLDKSSIV, from the coding sequence ATGGCCAcgggcggcggtggcagcggCCACGGGGGAGCGGGATCCGCCGGAAATGCTGACCACCACAAGCGCAACACCTTCACCAGCTATGTGGCACCGCTACCCGGAGATATGCGCGCCACAGCGGACACGAACGAATGGTGCCTGCCCAGCGTTTTGCGGGACGTCCATCTGGCCAAGCCGCGCCTGCTGCAGGGCGAGCAGATAGTGGCCTCGGCGCCAGCCTACATGTACTCCCCGATCGATCCGATGGACAGCAGCGGAGGCAGTGGCTCCACGCTCAGCGCCACATCGTCAGCGTCCGGTACGCCAGCGGATCGTCATCACAAAGAGGCCACCTTCGGACTGTTGAGTGTCACCAATTTCAAGCTGGCCTTTGTGCCGCTGCATGAGAAGCGCAATCAGGCGATCACAGCGCCACTGATCGATCTGTATCAGGAGAACATCTATTTGGGCCGGAACGAGATCACGCTGAACAACATCGATCATATCTATACCATTTCCGAGCTGGGACGGGCGGCCAGTGCGCTGCAGGCGGCGCGCGGCATGGCCAGCCATGCGGGCATGAGCAGGCGCAAGAAGCTGGAGCCCTTCAAGCAGCAGAACATCAGCGGTCGCATCGCCGCCCTGCACATCGTGTGCAAGAACTTTCGCCTGCTGAAGTTCGCCTTCCAGCAGCAGGACTCGAAGATGTTCGGTGCCAGTGATCAGGGCAAACTGATTGCCTCGGCCCTGGTGCGTTTCGCCTATCCAATGCGGCATGACCTGAGCTTCGCCTACGCGCACCGAGAGCCTTACTATTCGACGCTGGGCGCATCCGGCACCAGTATGTATGCGACGAAGAACGACTGGGCCAGGGAGCTGATACGCTGCGGCGCCACCGAGTGGCAGGTGGTGAGCTGTGCCAGTGTCCAGCTGCTGCAGAATCCCCTCCAGGCGGGCAAGTACACAGTGCCGCCGCATTTCGTCATACCGAAGAGCTGCAGCGTGGATCGATTCCTCGATCTGTCGCGCGCCTTCTGCGATTCACGAGCTGCCTTCTGGGTGTACAGCTATGGGAGCAGCGCGGCCCTGGTCAGGTTAGCTGAACTGCAGCCGGCTGCGCAGCAGGACACCAAATCGGAGAATGTGATGCTGGAGCTGGTGCGCAAGTGCGATGCGGGGCGACAGctgaagctgctgcagctgacgGATCGACTGCCGAGCATTCAGGATGTGCTGCGCGCCTACCAGAAGCTGAGGCGCCTGTGCACGCCGGAAACGCCGGAGAAGTTTATGCTGCAGGATGACAAGTACCTGGGACTACTCGAAAAGACCAACTGGCTGTTCTATGTGTCGTTGTGCCTACGCTATGCTAGTGAAGCGGCTGCCACGCTGCGCAGCGGCGTAACCTGTGTCCTCCAGGAGTCGAATGGCCGTGATCTCTGCTGTGTGATTAGCAGTCTGGCGCAGCTATTGCTCGATCCGCACTTCCGTTCCATCGATGGCTTCCAGTCGCTCGTGCAGAAGGAGTGGGTGGCCCTGGAGCATCCGTTTCAGCGCCGCCTGGGTCACGTCTATCCTGCCCAGCCAGCCGGCGGCAATGCCGAGCTATTCGACAGCGAACAGAGCCCAGTGTTCCTGCTCTTCCTCGACTGCGtgtggcagctgctgcagcagttcCCCGACGAGTTCGAGTTCACGCAGACGTACCTGACCACGCTGTGGGATGCGTGCTTCGTGCCCATCTTCGATACCTTCCAGTTCGACACGCAGGCCCAGCGGCTGAAGGCGGTGACCGACTCGCAGCTCGTCCTGCGTCCCGTTTGGGATTGGGGCGAGCAGTTCTCGGACAAGGACAAGATGTTCTTCAGCAATCCGCTGTACCAGCGCCAAAGGGGCGATCTTGGCGCCCAGGCGGCTGCCGTGGCGCATCGCCGATCCCTGGCGGTGGGGCATAAGGGAGCGCATGGCGGCGGCAGTGGTGTCACACCCTCGCGCAACACCATCAATCCGCAGCTCTTCGCGACCGCATCGTCAGTGCCGCAGGATCGTTACCTGCAGCCGGCCCATCGCATCTTCGATCTGCAGGTGTGGGATCAGTGCTACTACCGCTGGCTGCCCATTCTGGACATACGCGGCGGCGGCCAGCCGCAGGTGGATCTCTTCCATCGCCTGCTGCTGAGCAATATAGCGAAGGTACAGCGCTGCCTGGATTATCAGAACTTTGACGATCTGCCCGATGCGTTTTACGAGTTCGCCGGCGAATCGCGTCCCAATCAGCTCAAGGACGAGAAGCCCGACAAGGAGGACGAGGCCGAGTTCGTGGACGGTGTGGAGCGGCGCAGGAAGCCGACGGTGAAggccgccacgcccaccagcggACTCACATCGGTCCCCGGCAAACTGCAGCTATCGACGCTGTCGTCGTTCTTCCCATTCGGGAATCCCATCGCCGGGGATGCGCCGCTCCAGCTGTACGACATcctgagcagcagcagtgagCTGCTGATGGAGACCTCATCCTTCCTGGACAAGTCGTCCATTGTCTGA
- the LOC6725961 gene encoding SH3 domain-binding protein 5 isoform X2: MSTESNTPVDPRVQVELEKLNSATDNINRYEVELDEAKCEFKRLLAESVVRIKGAAHKLGNSIDAAKPYYESRIYAAQLAKETQLAAASHEKAKSIHAAAKEMVYLAEQGLGEKSTLDTACQEMLSHAASKVNQSQLEVTDTRNALKMCQLKLEVANNRVGKLQGQLKQALRASRPYYETRANYNGLLKAQKTRVNELEAKVSAAKLTYNEALKNLEQISEDIHRQRQQRNNLLNYEAMLRQVDAVDTLTAGLERSSCGTAADRQDLEAKAAAEEQEHAEEEEEEYLRMPERLGHHECPHLLTDFEAVLTFPQKLAGGMHKSASTGAAADGEAGLGPLGLHAPYEVKSGSGSLASGSASVSTSAGGAPADNDIEQWTEIRLSHSDSTSSSYSNQSLLEQQGLDSTGGMSGGLGLGLARNHLDPDAQSQHSTSSSDEPKRKVTCTTIFQDDSSASSGGGQQMSRKQSLSQWLSRSNSFKGSGRRQSLDLLIDAGDKVKDVFSYGFQKVGRSLERRNSESEMSGDCAAEGDALLGGTTDSLALSGGGASGGTGGGSGAAGGGGSGSGSGGGAGDFFLFSRSSEPKELLSDEQVENLLLNHLVDENGAIIVEELKSPTTTTSMYHTHQHQQQQQQQNQQQKQQQKQHHQALNVVGALLF, translated from the exons ATGTCAACGGAGAGCAACACGCCCGTGGATCCGAGGGTCCAG gtggagctggagaagcTGAACTCCGCCACGGACAACATCAACCGATACGAAGTGGAGCTCGAT gaGGCCAAGTGCGAGTTCAAGCGTTTGCTGGCCGAAAGTGTGGTGAGGATCAAGGGGGCCGCCCACAAGCTGGGCAACTCCATTGATGCCGCCAAGCCGTACTACGAATCTCGCATCTACGCCGCCCAGCTGGCCAAGGAAACCCAATTGGCCGCCGCCAGCCACGAGAAGGCCAAGTCCATTCATGCCGCCGCCAAGGAGATGGTCTACCTGGCCGAGCAGGGGCTGGGCGAGAAGTCGACGCTGGACACCGCCTGCCAGGAGATGCTCAGCCACGCCGCCAGCAAGGTCAATCAGTCCCAGCTGGAGGTCACCGACACCCGAAACGCGCTCAAGATGTGCCAGCTGAAGCTCGAGGTGGCCAACAACCGGGTCGGCAAGCTCCAGGGTCAGCTGAAGCAAGCGCTCCGGGCATCCAG GCCGTACTACGAGACCCGGGCGAACTACAATGGACTGCTGAAGGCCCAAAAGACGCGCGTCAACGAGCTGGAGGCGAAGGTCAGTGCGGCGAAGCTAACGTACAACGAGGCGCTGAAGAATCTGGAGCAGATTTCGGAGGACATTCACCGTCAGCGCCAGCAGCGGAATAACCTGCTCAACTACGAGGCCATGCTGCGTCAGGTGGACGCCGTGGACACGTTGACGGCGGGTCTGGAGAGGAGTTCATGCGGAACTGCTGCCGATCGACAGGATCTCGAGGCGAAGGCAGCcgccgaggagcaggagcacgcggaggaggaggaggaggagtacctGCGCATGCCCGAGCGTCTGGGCCACCACGAGTGCCCCCACCTGCTGACCGATTTCGAGGCGGTGCTCACCTTCCCGCAGAAACTGGCCGGCGGCATGCACAAGTCGGCCAGCACAGGTGCTGCGGCGGATGGGGAAGCCGGATTGGGACCGCTGGGCCTGCACGCTCCCTACGAGGTGAAGTCGGGCAGCGGATCTCTGGCCTCGGGATCCGCTTCCGTCTCGACTTCGGCTGGCGGTGCTCCGGCGGACAACGACATTGAGCAGTGGACGGAGATCCGGCTATCGCATTCGGATAGCACCAGTTCCAGCTACTCCAATCAGTCGCTGCTCGAGCAGCAGGGCCTGGATTCCACGGGCGGCATGTCCGGCGGCCTGGGCCTCGGCCTGGCCAGGAATCATCTCGATCCGGATGCCCAGTCCCAGCACTCGACCTCGTCGTCCGATGAGCCCAAGCGCAAGGTCACCTGCACGACGATATTCCAGGACGATAGCAGTGCATCCAGCGGCGGTGGCCAGCAGATGAGCCGCAAGCAGAGCCTCAGCCAGTGGCTGTCCCGCTCGAACAGCTTCAAGGGCAGCGGTCGGCGCCAGAGCCTGGATCTGCTAATCGATGCCGGCGACAAGGTGAAGGATGTGTTTAGCTACGGCTTCCAGAAGGTGGGACGCAGCCTGGAGCGCCGCAACAGCGAATCGGAGATGTCCGGCGATTGTGCAGCCGAAGGAGATGCACTGCTCGGCGGCACAACGGACTCACTGGCGCTGAGCGGTGGCGGAGCAAGCGGCGGAACCGGCGGTGGATCCGGTGCAGCAGGTGGAGGTGGATCCGGTTCAGGATCTGGCGGCGGTGCCGGTGATTTTTTCCTCTTCAGCAG ATCTTCAGAGCCAAAAGAGTTACTGTCCGATGAGCAGGTTGAGAATTTACTATTAAATCACTTGGTGGATGAGAATGGTGCCATTATAGTGGAGGAACTCAAAtcgccaacaacaaccacaagcATGTACCACACACaccaacatcaacagcaacaacaacagcagaatcagcagcagaagcaacaacaaaagcaacaccATCAGGCACTAAACGTGGTTGGAGCCTTGCTGTTTTGA